A section of the Triticum dicoccoides isolate Atlit2015 ecotype Zavitan chromosome 7A, WEW_v2.0, whole genome shotgun sequence genome encodes:
- the LOC119327950 gene encoding potassium transporter 10-like → MKSAPTMDPETAATPGTPPESTGRRGEGRKRLPWRMTLSLAYQSLGVVYGDLSTSPLYVYKAAFADDIQHSETNEEILGVLSFVFWTLTLVPLLKYVCVVLRADDNGEGGTFALYSLLCRHARAALLPPGRGAEPGDEDQFSDAGGAAAKKYLEYDNADALGGRGGGTAASVRRVLERHKVLQRVLLVLALVGTCMVIGDGVLTPAISVFSAVSGLELSMEKGHHKYVELPLACFILVCLFALQHYGTHRVGFIFAPIVIAWLLCISMIGVYNIVKWEPHVYQALSPYYMYKFLKKTQRGGWMSLGGILLCVTGSEAMFADLGHFNQLSIQIAFTCMVYPSLILAYMGQAAYLSKHHILEGDYRVGFYVSVPEVIRWPVLAIAILAAVVGSQAVITGTFSMIKQCTSLGCFPRVKIVHTSAQVHGQIYIPEINWILMILCLAVTIGFRDTKHLGNASGLAVITVMLVTTCLMSLVIVLCWHKSIFLAIGFIVFFGTIEALYFSAALIKFREGAWVPIVLAFVFMMVMCIWHYGTIKKYEFDLQNKVSINWLLGLSPNLGIVRVRGIGLIHTELDSGIPAIFSHFVTNLPAFHQVLIFMCIKNVPIPHVSPDERFLVGRIGPKEYRIYRCIVRYGYHDVQMDDQEFEKDLVCSVAEFIRSGGGASKTNGLTPGVVDRDEERMTVVASGRMRMMEDEGLGGAAASESTVGPSRAARGEREIQSPSPTPTPTATPAPATGVRKRVRFVLPASTPRPNAGVEEELRELTDAREAGMAFILGHCYVKAKNGSSFLRRLVINFGYDFLRRNSRGPNYAVTVPHASTLEVGMIYYV, encoded by the exons ATGAAGAGCGCCCCTACCATGGACCCTGAGACCGCGGCTACCCCGGGCACTCCGCCGGAGAGCACG GGGAGGCGGGGAGAGGGGAGGAAGCGGCTGCCGTGGCGGATGACGCTGAGCCTGGCGTACCAGAGCCTCGGGGTGGTGTACGGCGACCTGAGCACGTCGCCGCTGTACGTCTACAAGGCGGCGTTCGCGGACGACATCCAGCACTCGGAGACCAACGAGGAGATCCTGGGCGTGCTCTCCTTCGTCTTCTGGACGCTCACCCTCGTGCCGCTCCTCAAGTACGTCTGCGTCGTCCTCCGCGCCGACGACAACGGCGAGGGCGGCACCTTCGCGCTCTACTCCCTCCTCTGTCGCCACGCCCGCGCCGCGCTCCTCCCGCCGGGCCGCGGCGCCGAGCCCGGGGACGAGGACCAGTTCTCCGACGCCGGCGGCGCCGCCGCCAAGAAGTACCTCGAGTACGACAATGCCGACGCGCTGGGCGGGCGCGGCGGGGGCACCGCCGCCAGCGTCAGGCGGGTGCTGGAGCGCCACAAGGTGCTGCAGCGGGTCCTGCTCGTGCTAGCCCTCGTCGGCACCTGCATGGTCATCGGCGACGGCGTCCTCACGCCGGCCATCTCCG TTTTCTCCGCGGTGTCCGGGCTGGAGTTATCCATGGAGAAGGGACATCACAAAT ATGTGGAATTGCCTCTTGCTTGCTTCATATTGGTGTGCCTGTTTGCACTGCAACACTATGGTACTCACCGTGTGGGATTCATTTTCGCCCCGATCGTGATCGCATGGCTTCTATGCATAAGCATGATTGGTGTTTACAATATTGTGAAATGGGAGCCTCATGTGTATCAAGCGTTATCTCCGTATTACATGTACAAGTTCTTGAAGAAAACACAGAGAGGAGGTTGGATGTCACTGGGGGGAATACTGCTCTGTGTTACAG GATCTGAAGCGATGTTCGCAGATCTGGGGCATTTCAACCAGTTGTCGATACAG ATTGCTTTTACTTGCATGGTTTACCCATCATTGATCCTTGCATACATGGGCCAAGCTGCTTATCTGTCTAAGCATCATATCCTGGAAGGTGACTACAGGGTCGGATTCTACGTGTCTGTGCCAG AGGTAATTAGATGGCCAGTTCTGGCAATCGCCATTCTCGCGGCGGTTGTCGGCAGCCAAGCTGTTATCACCGGCACATTTTCGATGATCAAGCAGTGCACTTCCCTAGGCTGCTTTCCCCGGGTGAAGATCGTGCACACCTCCGCCCAAGTACATGGGCAGATTTACATTCCAGAGATCAACTGGATCCTGATGATACTGTGCTTAGCTGTAACCATTGGCTTCAGAGACACAAAACACTTGGGCAATGCATCAG GGTTGGCTGTAATAACCGTCATGCTGGTCACCACATGTCTGATGTCGCTGGTGATAGTCCTGTGCTGGCACAAGAGCATATTCCTGGCAATcgggttcatcgtgttcttcggcaCCATCGAGGCGCTGTACTTCTCGGCGGCGCTCATCAAGTTCAGGGAAGGAGCCTGGGTCCCCATCGTCCTCGCCTTCGTCTTCATGATGGTAATGTGCATCTGGCACTATGGCACCATCAAGAAGTACGAGTTCGATCTTCAGAACAAGGTCTCCATCAACTGGCTCCTTGGCCTGAGCCcgaacctcggcatcgtccgtgtccgCGGCATCGGCCTCATACACACCGAGCTCGACAGCGGCATCCCTGCCATCTTCTCCCATTTTGTCACCAATCTGCCTGCATTCCATCAG GTGCTCATCTTCATGTGCATCAAGAACGTCCCGATCCCGCACGTCTCGCCGGACGAGCGGTTCCTGGTCGGAAGGATCGGGCCGAAGGAGTACAGGATCTACCGGTGCATCGTCCGGTACGGGTACCACGACGTGCAGATGGACGACCAGGAGTTCGAGAAGGACCTCGTGTGCAGCGTCGCTGagttcatccggtcagggggcggcGCCTCCAAGACCAACGGCTTGACGCCGGGCGTGGTCGACAGGGACGAGGAGCGGATGACGGTCGTGGCCTCCGGCAGGATGCGCATGATGGAGGACGAGGgcctcggcggcgcggcggcgtcggagagcacggTCGGGCCCTCGCGCGCCGCCAGGGGGGAGAGGGAGATACAGTCGCCGTCGCCAACGCCAACGCCGACAGCAACGCCAGCGCCGGCTACGGGCGTCCGGAAGAGGGTGAGGTTCGTGCTGCCGGCGTCGACCCCGCGGCCGAACGCCGGCgtggaggaggagctgcgggagcTCACGGACGCGCGGGAGGCCGGCATGGCCTTCATCCTGGGCCACTGCTACGTCAAGGCCAAGAACGGGTCCAGCTTCCTCCGgcggctggtgatcaacttcggctacgaCTTCCTGCGGAGGAACAGCCGCGGCCCCAACTACGCCGTCACCGTCCCGCACGCCTCCACCCTCGAGGTCGGCATGATCTACTATGTCTGA